In a genomic window of Apteryx mantelli isolate bAptMan1 chromosome 2, bAptMan1.hap1, whole genome shotgun sequence:
- the FZD8 gene encoding frizzled-8 translates to MEWSYLLEVTSLLAALCLLQRAGCAAASAAASSSSAKELSCQEITVPLCKGIGYNYTYMPNQFNHDTQDEAGLEVHQFWPLVEIQCSSDLRFFLCSMYTPICLEDYKKPLPPCRSVCERAKAGCAPLMRQYGFAWPDRMRCERLPEQGSPDTLCMDYNRTDLTTAAPPKPPPRGARPGGPARAPPAAAAPPPPAAAPRPPPPCEPGCQCRAPMVSVSSERHPLYNRVKTGQIANCALPCHNPYFSPDERAFTAFWIGLWSVLCFLSTFATVSTFLIDMERFKYPERPIIFLAACYLFVSLGYLVRLVAGHEKVACSGGAGAGGAGAGAAGAGGSAAAAGAAGGRGAAGGAAELQPELAVAEHVRYESTGPALCTVVFLLVYFFGMASSIWWVILSLTWFLAAGMKWGNEAIAGYAQYFHLAAWLLPSVKSIAVLALSSVDGDPVAGICYVGNQSLENLRGFVLAPLLIYLAIGSMFLLAGFVSLFRIRSVIKQQGGPTKTHKLEKLMIRLGLFTVLYTVPAASVVACLFYEQHNRPRWEATHNCPCLRDQQPDQARRPDYAVFMLKYFMCLVVGITSGIWVWSGKTLESWRALCTRCCWASKGAAVAGGTGAGAGGQAAIAAAGGLGAGGGGSLYSDVSTGLTWRSGTASSVSYPKQMPLSQV, encoded by the coding sequence ATGGAGTGGAGCTACCTGTTGGAGGTCACCTCGCTGCTCGCcgccctgtgcctgctgcagcgcgccggctgcgccgccgcctcggccgccgcctcctcctcctcggctaAGGAGCTGTCGTGCCAGGAGATCACTGTGCCCCTCTGCAAGGGCATCGGCTACAACTACACCTACATGCCCAACCAGTTCAACCACGACACGCAGGACGAGGCCGGGCTGGAGGTGCACCAGTTCTGGCCGCTGGTGGAGATCCAGTGCTCCAGCGACCTGCGCTTCTTCCTCTGCAGCATGTACACCCCCATCTGCCTGGAGGACTACAAGAAGCCGCTGCCGCCGTGCCGCAGCGTGTGCGAGCGGGCCAAGGCCGGCTGCGCGCCGCTCATGCGCCAGTACGGCTTCGCCTGGCCCGACAGGATGCGCTGCGAGCGGCTGCCCGAGCAGGGCAGCCCGGACACGCTGTGCATGGACTACAACCGCACCGACCTCACCACGGCGGCGCCGCCcaagccgccgccgcgcggcgcccggcccggcggccccgccagggcgcccccggccgccgccgcgccgccgccgcccgccgccgcgccgcgcccgccgccgccctgcgagCCGGGCTGCCAGTGCCGCGCGCCCATGGTGTCCGTGTCCAGCGAGCGGCACCCGCTCTACAACCGCGTGAAGACGGGGCAGATCGCCAACTGCGCCCTGCCCTGCCACAACCCCTACTTCAGCCCGGACGAGCGCGCCTTCACCGCCTTCTGGATCGGCCTCTGGTCCgtgctctgcttcctctccaccTTCGCCACCGTCTCCACCTTCCTCATCGACATGGAGCGCTTCAAGTACCCCGAGCGGCCCATCATCTTCCTGGCCGCCTGCTACCTCTTCGTCTCCCTCGGCTACCTCGTGCGCCTGGTGGCCGGCCACGAGAAGGTGGCATGCAGCGGCggtgcgggggccggcggcgccggcgcgggggccgcagGGGCCGGTGGCAGTGCAGCGGCcgcaggggcggcggggggacgcggcgcggcgggcggcgcggccgagcTGCAGCCCGAGCTGGCCGTGGCCGAGCACGTGCGCTATGAGAGCACCGGCCCGGCGCTGTGCACCGTGGTCTTCCTGCTCGTCTACTTCTTcggcatggccagctccatctgGTGGGTCATCCTCTCCCTCACGTGGTTCCTGGCTGCCGGCATGAAGTGGGGCAACGAGGCCATTGCCGGCTATGCGCAGTATTTCCACCTGGCCGCCTGGCTGCTCCCCAGCGTCAAGTCCATCGCCGTGCTGGCGCTCAGCTCCGTGGATGGGGACCCGGTGGCAGGCATCTGCTACGTGGGCAACCAGAGCCTGGAGAACCTGCGGGGCTTTGTGCTGGCACCACTGCTCATCTACTTGGCCATCGGCTCCATGTTCCTGCTCGCCGGCTTCGTCTCGCTCTTCCGCATCCGCAGCGTCATCAAGCAGCAGGGTGGCCCCACCAAGACCCACAAGCTGGAGAAGCTGATGATCCGCCTGGGCCTCTTTACGGTGCTCTACACTGTGCCAGCTGCCAGCGTGGTCGCTTGCCTCTTCTATGAGCAGCACAACCGGCCCCGCTGGGAGGCCACACACAACTGCCCCTGCCTCCGTGACCAGCAGCCTGATCAGGCCCGCCGCCCGGACTATGCTGTCTTCATGCTCAAGTACTTCATGTGCCTGGTGGTGGGCATCACCTCTGGCATCTGGGTCTGGTCCGGCAAGACCCTTGAGTCCTGGAGGGCCCTCTGCAcccgctgctgctgggccagcaaaGGTGCCGCTGtggctgggggcaccggggcaggtGCAGGTGGGCAGGCTGCAATTGCTGCAGCAGGAGGACTTGGGGCCGGAGGCGGTGGCTCTCTCTACAGCGACGTCAGCACCGGCCTAACGTGGAGGTCAGGCACTGCCAGCTCTGTCTCCTACCCCAAGCAGATGCCCCTGTCTCAAGtgtga